The following nucleotide sequence is from Desulfovibrio desulfuricans.
GCAGATCAGCACGGAAATGCGCCAGGGTCTGAGAGACATTTTTGAGCGCATATCCACTGCCTCCAAAGGCCAGCCCCTGCCCCCCCCAAATCCGGATGCGCTATTTCTGGAAGCATCAAGCCAACTGGACGAAGTGCTGAAAGATACGGAAAGCGCCACCATGACCATCATGGAAATCGTGGAGCGGCATCTGGATCTTCAGGAACAGAACGCGGCGCATCTGGCAGGGCTACGTAACGGCGGTGCGGATGCGGCCCCCATTACCGAGCTGGAAGCAAACAACCAACGCCTTGGCGATGACCTCACTTCCGTGCTGACCGCCCTGAGCTTTCAGGACATTACAGGTCAGCGCATCAAAAAGGTCGTGTCTGCCCTGAACCAGATTGAGGCAATGGTGGTGGAACTCTATGTTTCCTCGGGCCTTATTCTGGACGGGGCGGAAAAAGACCCCACCAAGAACGTTCAGGAATTGCAGAACGAGGCACGTCAGGCGGTCAAGGAATTCAATCAGGGCCGTAGCGAACTCAAAGGGCCGGACAAAACCGCAGCTTCTCAGGGCGCCATTGACGACATGCTTTCCCAGTTGGGCCTCTAGACGGATACCTTGCTAAAGTCTTTTCAGCTACTGAATGAGGGCGTTGCAAAACGCCCTTTTTTGCGTCCAACGCCGCGTTGCAGCCTTTTGCTGTTTCTTCAGGCGCTTAGGGTTCAGCCGTAAGTGAACACACTTAACGCATAGCATCGCTGACGAAGGTTCATCTGGGAGAGAAGGCTTGCCTGGCTGGGCTGCGACTGCTCAGCCACACCCTGAATGGGTTTGTTTTGCAACGCATAAAGGCCCCTTGCGGGGCCTTTATGCAGTACAGAAATACCGTGGCGGGAGTGAGCTTACTTCTGCTTGGCGGCTTCGCGGGCGCTGGCGGCCATATGGCAGGGACGGCAGCCCTTGAACTTGGCGCCGTACTTGGCGGGATTTTCCTGAGCCTTCTGCGAGTGGCAGCCGTAGCAGGAGCGGT
It contains:
- a CDS encoding protein phosphatase CheZ translates to MSDEKPEAAVYKQISTEMRQGLRDIFERISTASKGQPLPPPNPDALFLEASSQLDEVLKDTESATMTIMEIVERHLDLQEQNAAHLAGLRNGGADAAPITELEANNQRLGDDLTSVLTALSFQDITGQRIKKVVSALNQIEAMVVELYVSSGLILDGAEKDPTKNVQELQNEARQAVKEFNQGRSELKGPDKTAASQGAIDDMLSQLGL